One Verrucomicrobiota bacterium DNA segment encodes these proteins:
- a CDS encoding polysaccharide biosynthesis/export family protein has translation MHKKIFLSVVYILACTLNSNYLLFAQQGNFSQAPPGINSAGNAPPPPKQQQQNNSGNPLINASETTDIISANSGGEQSIVQSGIAVNDNYVIRGGDIISVTVINEPELSVRGIRVTSEGMILLPLLNEVRVLGLTLQRSRESITSQLKKDYLVNPQVVVALEGTSQNEYIMRGQIGGVGVNQIPTDGKITLLKAIYSRGGPTKVANIKRIRITRSGKMTEYNLIKIQKGESTDPEILPGDIIEVPENFF, from the coding sequence ATGCACAAAAAAATATTTTTATCTGTAGTATACATCTTAGCTTGTACCTTAAATTCCAATTATCTGTTATTTGCTCAGCAAGGGAATTTTAGTCAAGCTCCTCCCGGTATAAATTCAGCTGGTAATGCTCCTCCCCCTCCAAAACAACAACAACAAAATAATTCCGGTAACCCACTCATTAATGCATCTGAAACAACGGATATTATTTCAGCAAATTCAGGTGGTGAGCAGAGTATAGTGCAATCTGGAATAGCTGTTAATGACAATTATGTCATTCGCGGTGGAGATATTATTTCGGTGACGGTGATTAATGAACCTGAGTTGAGTGTCCGAGGTATTCGCGTAACTTCCGAAGGCATGATTCTATTACCCTTACTAAATGAGGTAAGAGTATTAGGATTAACATTACAGAGATCGAGGGAATCAATAACTTCGCAGCTAAAGAAGGATTATCTCGTTAACCCACAAGTGGTAGTGGCTTTAGAGGGAACCTCACAAAATGAATATATCATGAGAGGCCAAATTGGTGGAGTAGGGGTGAATCAAATTCCAACTGACGGCAAAATTACATTACTCAAAGCGATATATAGCAGAGGTGGTCCTACTAAAGTAGCAAATATCAAAAGGATTCGGATTACCAGAAGTGGTAAAATGACTGAATATAATTTAATAAAAATCCAAAAGGGTGAAAGCACTGATCCTGAAATATTACCCGGTGATATAATAGAAGTTCCCGAGAACTTTTTTTAA
- a CDS encoding outer membrane beta-barrel protein: MKPTKLLSKLYISILGIITCFICSSVVIQAKPLQVGVLSIRPHIDQTANYNDNIFISNTNRVSAWSFNTQPGVQISVGQTEALKLSMDYTASIVNFVDQQSQDNWGNNLTFTQASVFNRFTISSFLNYNFSTGANTLVGEYIPSGNLNSGITSIWRLSEKFTLSTYFNHQFNNFTSFGLVDNAQNVIGASLGYSFDELTTFNLFGNWSNNTVSQGQDINGYNVGVGINRVFNTTYSGFFNVGYAVNAINNVFQGNQTFETANVTTGQQGGTLSRVAPSNDSRGGTIGAGISANTGKLTSTASGTAFIGDSKDSIGGGSQSFSFTCGANFSYAITTKTTASLNVYRSINQSITEVNNMYYNTGTNLTLSQKITQKLTASAFFNWNNVDFQNPVNYVGIGNVARNDNNYTAGVNLTYLLQEWLRIYGGYQYNVNESNVSNFSFTQNQVTIGIGASF; this comes from the coding sequence ATGAAACCGACCAAATTACTGTCTAAGTTATATATTTCTATTTTAGGAATAATTACTTGTTTTATTTGCTCTTCAGTAGTTATACAAGCAAAACCATTACAGGTAGGCGTATTAAGTATTAGGCCCCACATAGACCAGACGGCCAACTACAATGATAATATTTTCATTTCTAATACAAATCGTGTGAGTGCTTGGAGTTTTAATACACAGCCAGGGGTTCAAATCAGCGTAGGACAAACTGAGGCCTTAAAACTCAGTATGGATTATACGGCTTCAATAGTAAATTTTGTAGATCAACAAAGCCAGGATAACTGGGGAAATAACCTGACATTTACACAAGCATCGGTTTTTAACCGTTTTACTATTTCATCATTTCTGAATTATAATTTTTCAACGGGTGCAAATACATTAGTTGGTGAGTATATACCCAGTGGGAATCTTAATTCAGGAATTACAAGTATTTGGAGACTTTCAGAAAAATTTACATTAAGCACATATTTCAATCATCAGTTCAATAACTTTACTAGTTTCGGTTTGGTGGATAATGCCCAGAATGTTATTGGAGCGAGTCTTGGATATTCGTTCGACGAATTAACAACATTCAACCTTTTTGGAAACTGGTCTAATAATACTGTTAGCCAAGGCCAAGATATCAATGGATACAATGTGGGTGTAGGAATAAATAGGGTCTTTAATACCACTTATTCAGGATTTTTTAATGTTGGTTATGCTGTAAATGCAATTAATAATGTATTCCAAGGGAATCAAACTTTCGAGACGGCTAACGTAACAACCGGACAACAAGGTGGTACTTTAAGTCGTGTTGCTCCTAGTAATGATAGTCGAGGTGGCACCATCGGCGCAGGTATATCTGCTAATACAGGAAAATTGACGAGCACAGCTAGTGGAACAGCTTTTATAGGCGATTCAAAGGATTCAATTGGGGGGGGGAGTCAGTCGTTTTCATTTACATGTGGTGCAAATTTTTCTTATGCGATTACAACAAAAACAACAGCTAGTTTAAATGTTTACAGATCAATTAACCAATCAATTACTGAAGTTAATAATATGTATTATAATACAGGCACAAATTTAACACTCTCCCAAAAAATCACACAAAAGTTAACGGCGAGTGCATTCTTTAACTGGAATAATGTTGATTTTCAAAATCCTGTAAATTATGTGGGTATAGGAAATGTAGCACGTAATGACAATAACTACACGGCAGGAGTAAATTTAACATATCTCCTTCAAGAGTGGTTGAGGATTTATGGTGGTTATCAGTACAATGTCAATGAATCTAATGTTTCAAATTTCAGTTTTACACAAAATCAGGTTACCATTGGTATTGGAGCATCATTCTAA